A region from the candidate division WOR-1 bacterium RIFOXYB2_FULL_36_35 genome encodes:
- a CDS encoding 1-deoxy-D-xylulose-5-phosphate synthase: MKRLLDELKLPETLRHLSAKQLQQLVDEVRAIIIKVVSKTGGHIASSLGAVELAIALHSTFESPKDKIIWDVGHQAYAHKILTSRKDKFYSLRQFKGISGFPNSSESPHDIFTVGHASTSISQALGLAHARDIKGENYSVIAVIGDAALSSGLAFEGINNASSLKSNMIIILNDNEMSISKNVGSLSKYLTVVRTSNFYNELSGRVENLVKKLPQGKSLFESARKLKERTRHIVTGLKIDVIFEEMGFKYFGPIDGHSLPLLMSTLHHAKEINGPVLLHILTKKGKGYISAEENPTKFHGTGPFDIESGKTLKNGNHKKTYTQVFGQAIAKIAEKNTNIVAVTAAMVDGTGLELFAEKFPNRFFDVGIAEEHAVTFAGALAKGGLKPVVAIYSTFLQRAYDEIHHDVCLQNAPVVFIVDRAGIVGEDGPTHNGFFDISYLRTIPNIIIMAPKDENELQHMLFTAINLNSPVAIRFPKGEGIATRLDDNFKNMELFKAEVVSKSGLPKVLILALGSMVYTAMEVAKRMGDTTVVNARFAKPIDKDLILEMVTSFETIVTLEEGSVNGGFGSAVIDLLSENKINKPVLKLGLPDQYIEHGTRSEILKMLKLDAEGIYNVLQKGKIIVNIGQ; the protein is encoded by the coding sequence ATGAAACGTTTATTGGATGAACTAAAATTGCCTGAAACTTTAAGGCATCTATCTGCAAAACAATTGCAACAATTGGTAGATGAAGTAAGGGCAATTATAATTAAAGTTGTATCGAAAACTGGCGGACATATTGCCTCCAGTCTTGGAGCGGTAGAGCTTGCTATTGCCCTTCATTCTACTTTTGAATCCCCAAAAGATAAAATAATTTGGGATGTGGGGCACCAGGCTTATGCCCATAAAATATTGACAAGCAGAAAAGACAAGTTCTACTCTTTACGGCAATTCAAAGGAATAAGCGGTTTTCCAAATAGTTCCGAAAGCCCTCATGATATTTTTACGGTAGGTCACGCCTCTACTTCTATTTCTCAGGCATTGGGGTTGGCTCATGCAAGAGATATAAAAGGTGAAAATTATTCTGTGATAGCTGTTATTGGAGATGCCGCTTTGTCCAGTGGCTTGGCATTTGAAGGAATTAACAACGCGAGTTCTTTAAAAAGCAACATGATTATAATATTAAATGATAATGAAATGTCCATATCAAAAAATGTGGGTTCGCTTTCTAAATATTTGACTGTTGTGCGTACTTCGAATTTTTATAACGAGTTGAGCGGTAGAGTGGAAAATCTGGTTAAAAAACTTCCTCAAGGAAAGTCTCTTTTTGAATCTGCACGAAAATTAAAAGAGAGGACCCGCCATATAGTTACAGGACTTAAAATTGATGTTATTTTTGAAGAGATGGGGTTTAAGTATTTCGGTCCGATTGATGGGCATAGCCTTCCACTTCTTATGAGCACTCTTCATCATGCAAAAGAGATTAATGGGCCGGTTTTATTACATATTTTGACCAAGAAAGGGAAGGGATATATTTCCGCGGAAGAAAATCCGACAAAGTTTCATGGTACGGGTCCTTTCGACATAGAATCGGGAAAAACATTGAAAAATGGCAATCATAAGAAAACCTATACCCAGGTTTTTGGTCAGGCGATTGCGAAAATCGCGGAAAAGAATACAAATATAGTCGCGGTAACAGCCGCCATGGTTGATGGTACAGGGCTTGAACTCTTCGCGGAAAAATTCCCTAACAGATTTTTTGATGTTGGCATTGCGGAAGAACATGCTGTGACATTTGCAGGAGCGCTTGCAAAAGGGGGATTAAAACCTGTAGTTGCTATTTATTCAACTTTTTTACAACGGGCATATGACGAAATTCATCATGATGTTTGTTTGCAAAATGCGCCTGTTGTTTTTATTGTAGATAGGGCGGGGATTGTGGGAGAAGACGGCCCAACCCACAATGGGTTTTTTGATATTTCTTATCTTAGGACTATTCCTAACATTATAATAATGGCTCCGAAAGATGAAAATGAATTGCAACACATGCTTTTTACGGCTATAAATCTTAATTCTCCTGTGGCGATTAGATTCCCAAAAGGTGAAGGGATAGCAACAAGACTTGATGATAATTTTAAAAACATGGAACTTTTTAAAGCTGAGGTCGTTTCAAAATCTGGTTTGCCTAAAGTTTTGATTTTGGCTTTGGGCTCTATGGTTTATACTGCAATGGAAGTAGCCAAGAGAATGGGTGATACAACTGTTGTAAACGCGCGTTTTGCAAAACCTATTGATAAAGATCTTATTTTAGAAATGGTTACCAGTTTTGAAACTATTGTGACACTTGAAGAAGGTTCTGTTAATGGCGGGTTTGGTTCCGCTGTTATCGAT